A region of Roseobacter litoralis Och 149 DNA encodes the following proteins:
- a CDS encoding SH3 domain-containing protein, producing MKRFILLSFVVLGLGFYELSGGSDFDPEAARLNVIEARQDREVARRNALPGPVYVAAPASPAPKADDTVTRANLNLVSFASVVAEPEAPEVTAPIAAPRAADRDTDPEITVERLAAAQDEPLSLAALSPPQEQPSNVFAGSSIVAASTDTSVEKTLRSVKGSRVNMRSGPGTQYDVVAQLTQSAEVEVLTDTGNGWVELRPLDGGPTGWVAEFLLTGG from the coding sequence ATGAAACGTTTTATTCTGCTGTCATTTGTCGTATTGGGCCTTGGTTTTTATGAACTCAGCGGCGGGTCGGATTTTGACCCCGAGGCCGCCCGGCTAAACGTGATTGAAGCGCGACAGGACCGCGAAGTTGCACGCAGAAATGCGTTGCCCGGTCCTGTTTATGTTGCCGCACCCGCCTCACCAGCGCCCAAGGCCGACGATACGGTGACACGGGCAAATCTGAACCTCGTGTCCTTTGCATCCGTGGTCGCCGAACCGGAAGCCCCCGAAGTGACGGCCCCCATCGCCGCACCGCGCGCGGCTGATCGCGACACTGACCCCGAAATTACAGTCGAGCGCCTCGCGGCTGCACAGGATGAACCGCTCAGCCTCGCCGCGCTGAGCCCCCCACAAGAGCAGCCAAGCAATGTCTTTGCAGGATCATCCATCGTCGCGGCCTCGACAGATACCAGCGTTGAAAAAACCCTGCGGTCCGTCAAAGGTTCGCGGGTCAACATGCGCTCCGGTCCGGGCACGCAGTATGATGTGGTTGCGCAATTGACCCAATCGGCAGAGGTCGAAGTGCTGACGGATACCGGCAACGGCTGGGTTGAACTGCGCCCACTGGATGGCGGGCCGACGGGGTGGGTCGCGGAATTCCTGCTTACGGGCGGTTAG
- a CDS encoding SDR family oxidoreductase, with translation MMQKSILITGCSSGIGYCAAQGLKVAGWRVFASCRTHEDCDRLRAEGFESPLIDYTQPDTIRQGLDEVLAATGGTLDALFNNGAHGTPGAVEDLPTDALRAIFEANFFGWHELTRSVIPVMRAQGHGRIIQCSSVLGFVTLPWRGAYNATKFALEGLTDTLRIEMRDTDIHIVLIEPGPVTSKIRQNSIPHFERWIKWETSPRRAQYESTLNKRLYQSGGPDPFELPPEAVLKKLRHALEARTPKPRYYVTTPTYLMGALRRILPTSALDRVLARI, from the coding sequence ATGATGCAAAAATCAATTCTGATCACCGGGTGTTCGTCGGGCATAGGCTACTGCGCGGCACAGGGCCTCAAGGTCGCAGGCTGGCGTGTCTTCGCATCATGCCGCACGCACGAAGACTGCGACAGGCTGCGCGCTGAAGGATTTGAAAGCCCGCTGATTGACTACACGCAACCCGACACCATCCGACAAGGGCTGGACGAAGTTCTGGCGGCGACCGGCGGCACGTTAGACGCGCTGTTTAACAATGGCGCACATGGCACGCCGGGCGCGGTCGAGGACCTGCCCACGGACGCATTGCGCGCCATCTTCGAGGCGAACTTCTTTGGCTGGCACGAACTGACCCGCTCCGTGATCCCGGTCATGCGCGCACAAGGGCATGGTCGGATCATCCAATGCTCATCTGTCCTTGGCTTTGTGACGCTGCCGTGGCGCGGCGCCTACAATGCGACGAAATTCGCGCTTGAGGGCCTGACCGATACGCTGCGGATCGAAATGCGGGATACGGATATTCATATCGTTCTGATTGAACCGGGGCCTGTCACATCGAAAATCCGGCAGAATTCAATCCCGCATTTTGAACGCTGGATCAAATGGGAAACCTCCCCCCGGCGCGCGCAATACGAAAGCACGCTGAACAAACGGCTCTATCAGAGCGGCGGCCCCGACCCCTTCGAACTGCCCCCCGAAGCGGTGCTGAAGAAACTGCGCCATGCATTAGAGGCGCGTACCCCCAAGCCGCGATACTATGTTACCACCCCTACCTATCTCATGGGCGCTTTGCGGCGCATTCTGCCGACCAGCGCCCTCGACCGCGTTTTGGCGCGCATTTAA
- a CDS encoding twin transmembrane helix small protein codes for MGDPFFILAVIACVAVVIVLALGLGGFAGGGEFNKKNSNKLMRYRIGAQFIAVIFIVLFVYFRNQGG; via the coding sequence ATGGGAGATCCGTTTTTCATTCTGGCCGTGATTGCATGTGTTGCGGTTGTGATCGTGCTGGCCCTCGGGCTCGGCGGCTTTGCAGGTGGTGGCGAATTTAACAAGAAGAATTCAAACAAACTGATGCGCTACAGGATCGGCGCGCAATTCATTGCGGTGATTTTCATCGTGCTGTTTGTCTATTTTCGAAATCAGGGGGGCTGA
- a CDS encoding cob(I)yrinic acid a,c-diamide adenosyltransferase, giving the protein MVVLNKIYTKTGDAGETALGNGARVAKHAVRVASYGTSDELNSFVGVARLEADGEMDEALSRIQNDLFDLGADLCRPDMEQDAEAEYPPLRMIEAQVERLESEIDAMNKNLEPLRSFILPGGSPLAAHLHVCRTVSRRAERLCVELATMEAINSSAVKYLNRLSDWFFVAARTVNNGGKDDVLWVPGANR; this is encoded by the coding sequence ATGGTCGTTTTGAATAAAATCTATACCAAGACCGGCGACGCGGGCGAAACCGCGCTCGGCAATGGTGCACGGGTGGCAAAACATGCGGTGCGCGTGGCAAGCTATGGTACATCCGACGAATTGAATTCCTTTGTCGGCGTAGCCCGACTTGAGGCCGACGGCGAGATGGATGAGGCGCTGAGCCGCATTCAGAACGACCTGTTCGATCTGGGCGCGGATCTGTGCCGGCCCGACATGGAGCAGGACGCCGAAGCGGAATATCCCCCCTTGCGCATGATCGAAGCGCAGGTCGAACGGCTGGAAAGCGAAATCGACGCCATGAACAAAAACCTTGAGCCCCTGCGCAGTTTCATCCTGCCGGGTGGGTCGCCTCTGGCCGCGCATTTGCATGTGTGTCGGACCGTATCGCGCCGCGCAGAACGCCTGTGCGTTGAATTGGCGACGATGGAAGCGATCAATTCATCTGCCGTGAAATATCTCAACCGGCTGAGCGATTGGTTTTTCGTCGCCGCACGCACGGTCAACAATGGCGGCAAGGATGACGTGCTTTGGGTGCCCGGCGCAAATCGCTGA
- a CDS encoding electron transfer flavoprotein subunit beta/FixA family protein: protein MKVLVPVKRVIDYNVKVRVKADGSGVDLANVKMSMNPFDEISVEQAIRLKEAGQADEVVVVSVGVKQSQETLRTALAMGADRAILVIAADDVHNDIEPLSVAKILKAVVDEEKPGLVLCGKQAIDNDMNATGQMLAALLGWSQATFASEVAVEGDKAIVTREVDGGLQTIKVNMPTVITVDLRLNEPRYASLPNIMKAKKKPMDEKTAADYGVDVSPRLEIIKTEEPAERAAGIKVGSVDELVSKLKESGAV, encoded by the coding sequence ATGAAGGTTCTGGTGCCTGTCAAACGCGTGATCGACTACAACGTGAAGGTGCGCGTGAAAGCGGACGGTTCCGGAGTTGATCTTGCAAATGTGAAAATGTCGATGAACCCGTTTGACGAGATTTCCGTCGAACAGGCCATCCGGCTCAAGGAAGCAGGTCAGGCCGACGAAGTTGTCGTCGTTTCTGTGGGCGTCAAGCAAAGTCAGGAAACTCTGCGCACTGCTCTGGCCATGGGTGCAGATCGTGCAATCCTCGTGATTGCGGCGGATGATGTGCACAATGATATCGAACCCCTGAGCGTTGCAAAAATCCTCAAGGCCGTTGTGGACGAAGAGAAACCGGGCCTTGTGCTGTGTGGCAAGCAGGCCATCGACAACGACATGAATGCAACGGGCCAGATGCTGGCCGCCTTGCTGGGTTGGTCGCAGGCGACTTTCGCGTCCGAGGTTGCTGTAGAAGGCGACAAGGCGATTGTTACCCGCGAAGTGGACGGCGGTTTGCAGACCATCAAAGTCAACATGCCCACGGTCATAACGGTTGATCTGCGGTTGAATGAACCGCGCTATGCCTCCCTGCCCAACATCATGAAGGCCAAGAAAAAGCCGATGGATGAGAAAACGGCCGCAGATTATGGTGTGGACGTCTCGCCGCGCCTTGAAATTATCAAGACCGAGGAACCTGCCGAACGTGCCGCTGGTATAAAAGTGGGCTCGGTTGACGAACTGGTGTCCAAACTCAAAGAATCGGGAGCAGTATAA
- a CDS encoding electron transfer flavoprotein subunit alpha/FixB family protein, with protein MAVLLLAEVTDGTLAMDATAKAVTAAQTLGDVTLLCTGASCADAAAEAATIQGVAKVLCAEDAIYGKRLAEPVADLIVSLAGDYEHIAAPATTDAKNIMPRVAALLDVMVISDATAVIDANTFERPIYAGNAMQTVKSADAKKVITFRGSTFDAAPTGGSASVENIGAAANPGLSEWVEDKVAASDRPELTSAGVVVSGGRGVGSEDDFALIEKLADKLGAAVGASRAAVDSGYAPNDWQVGQTGKVVAPELYVAVGISGAIQHLAGMKDSKIIVAINKDEEAPIFQVADYGLVADLFTAVPELIEKLD; from the coding sequence ATGGCCGTTCTTCTTCTTGCAGAAGTTACCGATGGCACCCTCGCCATGGATGCGACAGCAAAAGCCGTAACAGCGGCACAAACCCTGGGCGATGTGACGCTGTTGTGTACCGGGGCAAGCTGCGCCGATGCCGCGGCTGAGGCTGCAACCATTCAGGGTGTAGCCAAAGTGCTTTGCGCCGAGGATGCAATCTACGGCAAACGGCTGGCTGAGCCGGTTGCCGATCTGATCGTGTCTCTCGCAGGCGATTACGAGCATATCGCGGCACCCGCGACGACAGATGCCAAAAACATTATGCCGCGTGTGGCGGCCTTGCTGGATGTCATGGTGATTTCCGACGCAACTGCCGTCATCGATGCCAATACATTCGAGCGCCCGATCTACGCGGGCAATGCCATGCAAACCGTCAAATCTGCGGATGCTAAAAAGGTTATAACGTTCCGTGGCTCCACGTTTGATGCCGCCCCAACAGGCGGTTCCGCCAGTGTCGAAAACATCGGTGCTGCGGCAAATCCGGGCTTGAGCGAATGGGTTGAGGACAAGGTCGCCGCGAGCGATCGCCCCGAGTTGACCTCGGCTGGTGTGGTCGTATCAGGCGGTCGCGGTGTTGGTTCAGAGGACGATTTCGCACTTATCGAAAAACTGGCAGACAAGCTTGGCGCGGCTGTCGGCGCCTCGCGCGCTGCAGTGGATTCCGGTTATGCGCCGAATGACTGGCAAGTGGGACAGACGGGCAAGGTTGTTGCCCCTGAGCTATATGTCGCCGTGGGTATTTCGGGTGCCATCCAGCACTTGGCCGGCATGAAAGACAGCAAGATTATTGTCGCGATCAACAAGGATGAAGAAGCGCCCATTTTTCAGGTCGCAGATTACGGTCTTGTGGCGGACCTTTTCACCGCCGTGCCGGAATTGATCGAAAAACTCGACTGA